The following nucleotide sequence is from Ahniella affigens.
AAAGCTTTCAAGCCTCCGCGGCCTAGGCCCCGGCAAGACCGCCCTGCTGCTCGCGAGCATCGAACTCGTGCGCCGAAGCTACGCGCAAGCCTGGCGCCATCAAACGCATCTGGAATCGCCTGACCGCGCCGCGGAATATTTTCGCTGCCTGCTCGCCCATCGCGACCGCGAAGTCTTCGCCTGTGCCTTCCTCGATACCCGACTCCGCCTGATCGAAGTCGAGGAATTGTTCACCGGCACGCTGAGCCAGACCGAAGTCCACCCGCGCGAGATCGTCAAACGTGTGCTAAGCCACAACGCCCATGCGGTGATCCTCGCGCACAACCACCCATCCGGCAGTCAGGAACCAAGTCGCGCGGACCTCTTGCTGACCGAAAAGATCGTCGAGGCGTTGCGACTGATTGATGTCCGTGTGCTTGACCATCTGATTGTTGCGGGAGATCACACGTGTTCGCTGGCGGCGAAGGGCATGATGTGAGGGCTCCCTTGCCTATTCCTCCTGCGATCCCATCGCGACCACCCATTGGCGTAGCCGAAGAACTTGCCAAATCACCGACCGTCGGCGAGCAAACGATGCGCTGCCGCGGATGCTAAACGATCTTGGCGCAATACAGCGACAAGCGCCCAAGGCAAACAGGACGCTTGCGCTACTAACCAGCTGTCGGACCAGCGTCTCGCGAGTCGAGTTAGTCCCAAAGCCCGCCTTCGCCAGGGCAACAATCGGTGCCCTCGGTTGGCGGCGGTGGTGGGGGCGGTGGTGGCACCTCGTCACCAATAATGCCGGACTGAGCGCCAGCAAGGATCAACGCGAACAGTAATTCAACCATGACTCATTCTCCAAAAGGTCGTGTCTAAAGATCGCACCATGATGCATGCGATTGCTGGACTTGGACGCGATGATCACCAACCGGCGGAACCTGCTGGTACATACGCCACCAAGTGCATCGCTCAATGCCAGAAACTCAAACGAGCTGGGTCTCCGCTGAAGCGAGTCAGCAAAGTCTCCCACAGCCTTTTCTCATTTTTAGACGCAAGATGGCGA
It contains:
- the radC gene encoding RadC family protein, whose product is MNLNQLDPEQRPRERLLRDGAAVLSDPELLAIFLGTGIKGRDALALAGDLLRDNGGFRGLLGSDRKKLSSLRGLGPGKTALLLASIELVRRSYAQAWRHQTHLESPDRAAEYFRCLLAHRDREVFACAFLDTRLRLIEVEELFTGTLSQTEVHPREIVKRVLSHNAHAVILAHNHPSGSQEPSRADLLLTEKIVEALRLIDVRVLDHLIVAGDHTCSLAAKGMM